One genomic segment of Vibrio quintilis includes these proteins:
- a CDS encoding PulJ/GspJ family protein, with protein MGRKRTLSGFTLVEMLVSLAIFSAVLSIVISGLHQGQVQWEQGARQLDQADYMMKRQSWLRQLFAQANTATFRITYGMEAPYFNGNEQSLSFISDAPIISGPGTYATVRLELLPQDNGLFELTFTQKPYSDPYLNPEADLSDGASLVLLEDIQSLSWKYFLAARTEATPMEITYNRFTPRPEGYWDDEYDANFEQALPQYVQMNFKIKNHQYVWYFELPVKPLALIQESQIVVN; from the coding sequence GTGGGTAGGAAGCGCACACTATCTGGCTTTACTTTAGTTGAAATGCTGGTGTCGCTGGCTATTTTTTCTGCTGTACTGTCGATCGTCATCTCCGGGCTGCATCAGGGGCAAGTTCAGTGGGAACAAGGGGCCCGGCAATTGGATCAGGCTGATTATATGATGAAGCGGCAATCCTGGCTCCGGCAGTTATTTGCTCAGGCTAATACAGCAACCTTTCGGATTACTTATGGAATGGAAGCGCCCTATTTTAACGGAAATGAACAAAGCCTGTCTTTTATTTCCGATGCTCCGATTATTTCCGGGCCGGGAACTTATGCAACTGTCAGGCTGGAGCTGCTCCCGCAGGATAACGGGCTGTTTGAGCTTACTTTTACTCAGAAGCCTTATAGTGACCCTTATCTAAATCCCGAAGCCGATCTGAGTGATGGGGCATCACTGGTTTTATTAGAGGATATCCAAAGCTTGTCGTGGAAATATTTTCTGGCTGCGCGGACGGAGGCAACGCCAATGGAGATTACCTACAACAGGTTCACACCGCGCCCGGAGGGCTATTGGGATGATGAATATGATGCTAATTTTGAACAGGCCTTACCACAATATGTTCAGATGAATTTCAAGATAAAGAACCATCAGTATGTCTGGTATTTTGAGCTACCGGTGAAGCCTTTAGCGTTAATTCAGGAGTCTCAGATTGTTGTTAATTAA